A section of the Paenibacillus odorifer genome encodes:
- a CDS encoding alpha/beta-type small acid-soluble spore protein, translated as MSQSNNSNNLVAPNSRGALEQLKYEVAQELGITLSPDGYQGNKTSYENGSIGGYITKRLVTLAEQQLAGQYK; from the coding sequence ATGAGCCAAAGCAACAACTCCAATAACCTTGTAGCTCCAAATTCCCGCGGTGCCTTGGAACAACTTAAATACGAAGTTGCCCAAGAACTAGGAATCACGCTTTCCCCAGATGGTTACCAAGGCAATAAAACTTCTTATGAAAATGGTTCGATCGGTGGTTACATCACTAAACGTCTTGTAACCCTGGCAGAACAACAACTGGCAGGTCAATACAAATAA
- the nrdR gene encoding transcriptional regulator NrdR, producing the protein MKCPYCDHTNTKVLDSRPANENKSIRRRRECERCSKRFTTFEMIEETPLIVIKKDGSREEFSRDKILRGLIRACEKRPVSVERLEKIVSEVEKSLRGIAVAEVESQQIGEFVMEQLYPVDEVAYVRFASVYRQFKDINMFMKELKGLLSKSTGELEGL; encoded by the coding sequence ATGAAATGCCCTTACTGCGATCACACAAATACTAAAGTGCTGGACTCGCGACCAGCGAATGAAAATAAGTCAATCCGTCGTAGGCGTGAATGTGAGCGTTGCAGCAAACGGTTCACTACTTTTGAAATGATTGAAGAGACGCCACTGATTGTAATTAAAAAAGACGGCAGCCGTGAGGAATTCAGTCGTGATAAAATACTCCGCGGTCTCATCCGTGCTTGTGAGAAACGGCCGGTTTCTGTGGAACGTCTAGAAAAGATCGTGTCCGAGGTTGAGAAATCTTTGCGCGGCATCGCCGTGGCTGAAGTGGAAAGCCAACAGATTGGTGAATTCGTAATGGAGCAGCTCTACCCAGTAGATGAAGTGGCTTACGTTCGTTTTGCGTCCGTATATCGCCAGTTCAAGGATATTAACATGTTCATGAAGGAACTCAAGGGGCTGCTGTCCAAGAGTACGGGAGAATTAGAGGGATTATAG